A window of the Oncorhynchus kisutch isolate 150728-3 linkage group LG12, Okis_V2, whole genome shotgun sequence genome harbors these coding sequences:
- the LOC109901353 gene encoding cellular communication network factor 6-like, translating into MLERKQFCQWPCKCRVKPQCAPGVSSVLDGCGCFKSCAQQIREACNERDICDPHKGMYCDFSKDQLRYEAGVCAYLMAVGCDLNGVHYENGEAFQPRSLYKCTCTIVCTLAFIPWPAVLLGPAPLRSNTPLPAVLQSAPGASRKHQQDMTYMATMPDAERKEM; encoded by the exons ATGTTGGAGAGGAAACAGTTCTGCCAGTGGCCCTGTAAGTGCAGGGTTAAGCCCCAGTGTGCCCCTGGGGTCAGCTCTGTGCTGGACGGCTGCGGCTGCTTTAAGAGCTGTGCCCAGCAGATCAGAGAGGCCTGCAATGAGAGGGACATCTGCGACCCCCACAAGGGCATGTACTGCGATTTCTCTAAAGACCAGCTGCGATATGAGGCCGGAGTCTGCGCTT ACTTGATGGCAGTGGGCTGTGACTTGAACGGGGTCCACTATGAGAACGGCGAGGCCTTTCAGCCCAGATCACTGTATAAGTGCACATGCACTATCGTCTGCACCCTGGCCTTCATACCCTGGCCTGCTGTTCTCCTGGGTCCTGCCCCTCTGAGGAGCAACACACCCCTGCCAGCCGTCCTCCAGAGCGCCCCCGGTGCTTCTAGGAAGCACCAGCAGGATATGACCTACATGGCCACCATGCCAG atgcagagaggaaagagatgtaA